The following are encoded together in the Lathyrus oleraceus cultivar Zhongwan6 chromosome 3, CAAS_Psat_ZW6_1.0, whole genome shotgun sequence genome:
- the LOC127130992 gene encoding uncharacterized protein LOC127130992, which yields MGKIQNFVSTSSASNKPFVPYGKKQEGETNAASIIRTRNPTYPQVTAIAPVQPSQQKPFAIPVQTQQKQRYQQQLQRQQPQYQQQQQRMRRLERRFDPVPMPYSHILPYLLRGSLVQLRELGHPPAVLPPGYDANTRCEFHFGAPGHSIENYKALKYKVQDLIDSKAITFSPKGPNVNNNPMPPHNNASVNMMEADNGRRLMSCVDKLKTPLIEIKNALMKNNAFPICGNDCEHCLINPQQCRTLKSVIQKLMNQGILVVDYPSTKEDVSTLEIPYDEVPPLQIRYDFSQLTLLTNPVTPIIITFPTPFPHVDTKAVPWMYDTSVYIHGQKIQEEPLKSSDPMINITGTSGITRSGRIFVSTPTLIGTINPSTSDKGKQIDGAQQRQDPAPSNEVDEFLRIIKKSDYRVVDQLNQTPSKIPMLSLLMCSEAHRDALVKFLRTAHVPQEIPVCQFEGVVNNIATSLSLGEGEIREVPLQSFEVINVEMVCPSRDESKDAESPMASLKDALRIIKDGHPQGWGRLLELPANKDRTGLGYNSQNLKKPAPIATRGSVLPLSENFLSAGYLDDNRICVVEEEEEEEDDRLIFTKTDGNGATKWTEIEIPKVILIEM from the exons ATGGGAAAGATCCAAAACTTTGTCAGTACTTCTAGTGCATCAAATAAACCTTTTGTTCCCTACGGTAAAAAACAAGAAGGCGAGACCAATGCTGCCTCCATCATTCGAACAAGAAATCCCACTTATCCACAAGTAACTGCCATAGCTCCCGTCCAACCAAGTCAACAAAAACCATTTGCAATTCCTGTTCAAACTCAACAAAAACAACGGTATCAACAACAACTGCAACGTCAGCAaccacaatatcaacaacaacaacaaaggatGCGAAGGCTCGAGAGAAGATTTGACCCAGTTCCCATGCCTTATAGCCACATTCTACCATATTTATTGAGGGGATCACTTGTGCAACTAAGGGAGTTAGGACACCCACCAGCGGTTCTTCCTCCCGGCTATGATGCAAATACCCGCTGTGAATTTCATTTTGGCGCTCCTGGGCATTCGATCGAGAATTATAAAGCATTAAAGTACAAGGTTCAAGATCTTATTGATTCTAAGGCAATCACGTTTTCCCCCAAGGGGCCGAATGTAAATAATAACCCGATGCCCCCTCACAACAATGCATCAGTGAATATGATGGAAGCTGACAATGGAAGGAGATTGATGTCTTGTGTGGACAAGTTAAAAACACCACTCATCGAGATCAAGAATGCTTTAATGAAGAATAATGCCTTTCCCATCTGTGGTAATGACTGTGAACACTGTCTGATTAACCCGCAACAATGTAGAACATTGAAGTCTGTCATACAAAAATTAATGAACCAAGGGATCTTGGTGGTAGACTACCCATCCACAAAGGAAGATGTGTCTACCCTCGAGATACCATATGACGAAGTCCCTCCTCTACAAATTCGATATGACTTCTCTCAGTTAACTCTGTTGACAAATCCTGTTACTCCAATCATAATAACATTTCCCACACCATTCCCACATGTTGACACCAAGGCAGTCCCATGGATGTATGACACCTCAGTCTACATTCATGGTCAGAAGATTCAAGAAGAACCGTTAAAGTCTAGTGATCCAATGATCAATATCACCGGCACTAGCGGAATCACGAGAAGTGGAAGGATATTTGTGTCAACACCCACTCTAATTGGAACTATCAATCCTTCAACTTCAGACAAAGGCAAACAAATTGATGGCGCTCAACAAAGACAAGACCCCGCACCTTCCAATGAAGTAGACGAGTTCTTACGCATTATCAAGAAGAGCGATTATCGAGTAGTTGATCAGCTTAACCAGACACCCTCGAAAATCCCAATGTTGTCTTTATTAATGTGCTCGGAGGCCCATAGGGATGCTTTGGTAAAATTTCTGAGGACAGCTCACGTGCCGCAAGAGATACCAGTTTGTCAGTTTGAAGGAGTAGTTAACAATATCGCTACTAGCTTAAGCTTGG GAGAAGGGGAGATAAGGGAAGTCCCGCTCCAATCATTTGAAGTTATCAATGTTGAAATGGTTTGTCCATCAAGGGATGAATCAAAAGATGCTGAATCCCCCATGGCATCCCTTAAAGATGCCCTGAGAATCATAAAGGATGGACACCCCCAAGGATGGGGAAGATTGCTTGAACTTCCTGCCAACAAGGACCGCACCGGTTTGGGATACAACTCCCAGAATTTGAAGAAGCCTGCGCCGATAGCTACAAGGGGATCAGTGCTCCCGCTATCCGAAAACTTCTTAAGTGCTGGTTACCTGGATGACAATCGTATATGTGTcgtggaagaagaagaagaagaagaagatgacaGGTTGATCTTCACAAAGACTGATGGAAATGGTGCCACCAAATGGACCGAGATTGAAATACCTAAAGTGATCTTGATTGAAATGTAA